AGGTGCAGTATCAACTAGTCAGTAGCGAACGACCCGATAAGCTAGTGAGTAGTGTTTTTACCCGTCATGTTTGTGTTCAGGTGGCAACTCGTACTCGCACCCATCTGCCAGCTACTATCTTGCAGTGGTTGGAGCAGTGGAAATAGGGGTGTGCTGCTTGGTTACGGGTATCAGTTCGTTTCTGATGTTGCTCGGCGAACAAGAATCACCGTGCACGTGCTGCGGCGAGCAATTTCTTCTGGAATATTGCCATGAATCGCCTGTTGTAACAATCCTTCTCGGCTGGTGCCCATGACAATAACATCACACTGATCTTTAGCAGCTAGATCGACGATCGCTTCAGGCACTGAATTAGCACAAACTGGGGTAGCAATAACCGGGCCAGCAATATTGTCAGCTAGGAATGTGGTAGCTGCTTCTAGAGCGGTGACATCAGGTATGGGCTTAGAGGGTTGACAGACTTGACACAACCGAATTTCTGGAGCGTGGCTTAGGGACGTGAGGGATGGCAATAACTGCACAGCCTGCTGAACGTTTGGCCCGCCACCAACAGGTACTAGCCAGCGATCGAAATGGGGCAACTGCGGATGGGTCATGGGCCATAGCACAGATGAGTCATCACTTATGAGGCGAGGTAATACCCGCGGCTTGATTGCGGGTGCTTTCGCAAGCTTGCCCAACTTCACTAGCATGACATCACAGGTCGCCTGCTGCAAAATGGCATCCACCGCAGTGCCAAAAATACGCCCTGGTGTTGAGGTGCTTCCCTTCCAGCCCATCAATAGCAGGTTAATGTGTCCGTCACGGACAATCTCTAGAATTGCAGACGCTAGGTCATGGGTAACACAGACACGAGTGTGTACAGGCACTTGCCATGCCTTGCCCAGCCTTGTTGCTTGTTTGAGGAGTTGTCGGCTACGGGTAGTGCGCACAGGAGTTTCTGATGGTAGCCGATCGCGACTCACAACTATTACCTGCACACACTCCACCTCATAGCGACGATCACGGGCAATAGCCATGGCCATCCGCAATAACGTTTGGGCTGTGTCTGGGTTACTGAGGGGCACTAGTAAGCGACCGTTGCCGATCGCAGGGTCACGAGTTTGATAGACCACATAGGCAGGACTGGCACGGGCATTGGCTTGTCCTGTAGCATTTGCTACTTTATCTGACTCCGCTCGAATGATGTCAGCACGGGTGATGATGCCCACTAGCCGCCGTCCTTCAGTGACGGGCAGGCGACTAATTTGATAACGATTTAACAGGTGCAGCACATGACTGAGGGAATCATAGGGCGTAACCGTCACTGGATCTGGAGTCATAATATCTGCGATCGGCGCTTCTGGAGGCAACACAGACTTGCTCAGGTCAGTCTGGGTAATGATCCCCACAAGTTGCCCACTGTCAACTACTGGAAAGCCCCGGTGATGGGATTGGGCAAAGGCTTGTTTGGCTTCCGCGATCGTCATTAGGCTAGTGAGTGTTTCTACCTGCCGCTGCATGATGTCATTCGCTGTCAGTGAGGCTAGTTGCTCATCGAGCGGTGCTTTTCGATTGAGTTGGATGCCATTCCAATCCAAAATATTGCTGTAGATCGAACCCTTGGATACAGTTTCTGCAAACAAGTAAGCAGTTACGGAGCCAACCATCAGCGGCAGTACTAGGTTAAAATCTGTTGTCATCTCAAATACAATGACGATCGCAGTAATTGGACCCCGTGCTACTGCGCTGAAAAATGCTCCCATGCCCGTTAAAGCATAGGTGGCATAGGAACCAATTGAAATTTGAGCCTCGACAGGAATCCCAACAAGGTGTTGGAGTGCTTCTGCACCATAACAGACCAATAATCCCAGAGCTGAGCCTAGGGTGAGTGATGGAGCAAATAATCCCCCTGGTGCGCCGGATCCATAGGCT
The nucleotide sequence above comes from Cyanobacteriota bacterium. Encoded proteins:
- a CDS encoding chloride channel protein; the encoded protein is MGYFSLPSQLRKFSQSKRLAIVEACVIGLVAALSAVLLKYSIGWLGRWRIYAAQMMPAWLVLPTIGLLGGLVSGWIVERFAPEASGSGIPGVKAALNYVPIPLELRVAVTKLISTIVALASGLVLGRQGPTVHIGAALAAQLSRWFPTSPGYRRQLIAAGAAAGLAAGFNAPIAGVLFVIEELLQDVSEMTLGTAILASFIGAVVSRLLGGSGLNLNIPNFHSSFSLPEMPLFMLLGLLAGLLGGLFNRGVIFSLKLNKQLSISLPWRMALAGVISGTVIGLLPDAHRNSAGLQDVLMTGATTWTLPALAFAVHFVLTLVAYGSGAPGGLFAPSLTLGSALGLLVCYGAEALQHLVGIPVEAQISIGSYATYALTGMGAFFSAVARGPITAIVIVFEMTTDFNLVLPLMVGSVTAYLFAETVSKGSIYSNILDWNGIQLNRKAPLDEQLASLTANDIMQRQVETLTSLMTIAEAKQAFAQSHHRGFPVVDSGQLVGIITQTDLSKSVLPPEAPIADIMTPDPVTVTPYDSLSHVLHLLNRYQISRLPVTEGRRLVGIITRADIIRAESDKVANATGQANARASPAYVVYQTRDPAIGNGRLLVPLSNPDTAQTLLRMAMAIARDRRYEVECVQVIVVSRDRLPSETPVRTTRSRQLLKQATRLGKAWQVPVHTRVCVTHDLASAILEIVRDGHINLLLMGWKGSTSTPGRIFGTAVDAILQQATCDVMLVKLGKLAKAPAIKPRVLPRLISDDSSVLWPMTHPQLPHFDRWLVPVGGGPNVQQAVQLLPSLTSLSHAPEIRLCQVCQPSKPIPDVTALEAATTFLADNIAGPVIATPVCANSVPEAIVDLAAKDQCDVIVMGTSREGLLQQAIHGNIPEEIARRSTCTVILVRRATSETN